A single Fundidesulfovibrio terrae DNA region contains:
- a CDS encoding PhoU domain-containing protein, with product MRFLEGIEENFRFMVLEVTKQVENTLKVLENPDPALVVKIESRDDYIDNLKSVIENKCFSRIHTGFGSDKRAIDMARAVNIITSNLERLADHAVNIVMQSQYLRDPNFIKRYDYKAFFTEIIKALRLVVKALYNQDITLAFRICRAEVTLDALFKTNFDIILADLRKGESPENCITAHNIFRYLERMGDTILNIGEAIIFAAVGEKFKIHQYEALKETLSELGEEVPISDGEFHSIWGTRSGCRIGMVAGERKGRRSSGVLFKEGNPEKLRREVENIRRWESIMPGLPPKVQAFHEDVESASMLMEYLGGCTYQEVVLTGAPEVAANATFILEQTARQLWTQTRKDTPVQAGYVSQLRQRLDDVYRMYPSFRTKAMTLMGLDIPAFEDLVDATADLETRFQAPFTVFIHGDFNINNIVYNHEEQRIHYIDLHRAKNSDFVQDVSVFLISNFRLPVLDSLLRTRLDRVINEFLAFSREFAAESGDETFEVRLALGLVRSFVTSSRFEFNHRFAHEMYQRGVYIMRKLDAFRQGGRPWREFILPADVLIY from the coding sequence ATGCGTTTTCTGGAAGGCATCGAAGAGAATTTCCGCTTCATGGTCCTGGAAGTGACCAAGCAGGTCGAGAACACCCTCAAGGTGCTCGAGAACCCCGATCCGGCCCTGGTGGTCAAGATAGAGAGCCGGGACGACTACATCGACAACCTGAAGAGCGTCATCGAGAACAAGTGCTTCTCCCGCATCCACACCGGATTCGGCAGCGACAAGCGGGCCATCGACATGGCCCGGGCGGTGAACATCATCACCTCCAACCTGGAGCGTCTGGCCGACCACGCGGTGAACATCGTCATGCAGTCGCAGTACCTGCGCGACCCGAACTTCATCAAACGCTACGACTACAAGGCCTTCTTCACCGAGATCATCAAGGCCCTGCGCTTGGTGGTGAAGGCCCTCTACAACCAGGACATCACCCTGGCCTTCCGCATCTGCCGCGCCGAAGTGACCCTGGACGCCCTGTTCAAGACCAACTTCGACATCATCCTGGCCGACCTGCGCAAGGGCGAATCCCCCGAGAACTGCATCACCGCCCACAACATCTTCCGCTACCTGGAGCGCATGGGCGACACCATCCTGAACATCGGCGAGGCCATCATCTTCGCGGCCGTGGGCGAGAAGTTCAAGATCCACCAGTACGAAGCCCTCAAGGAGACCCTCTCGGAACTGGGCGAGGAAGTGCCCATCTCCGACGGCGAGTTCCACTCCATCTGGGGCACGCGCTCGGGCTGCCGCATCGGCATGGTGGCCGGAGAGCGCAAGGGCAGGCGTTCAAGCGGCGTGCTCTTCAAGGAGGGCAACCCCGAGAAGCTGCGCCGCGAGGTGGAGAACATCCGCCGCTGGGAATCCATCATGCCGGGCCTGCCGCCCAAGGTGCAGGCCTTCCACGAGGACGTCGAGTCGGCCTCCATGCTCATGGAGTACCTGGGCGGCTGCACCTACCAGGAGGTGGTGCTCACCGGCGCGCCCGAGGTGGCCGCCAACGCCACCTTCATCCTGGAGCAGACCGCGCGCCAGCTCTGGACCCAGACCCGCAAGGACACGCCCGTGCAGGCGGGCTACGTCAGCCAGTTGCGCCAGCGCCTGGACGACGTCTACCGCATGTACCCGTCGTTCCGCACCAAGGCCATGACCCTCATGGGCCTGGACATCCCGGCCTTCGAGGACCTGGTGGATGCCACGGCGGATCTGGAGACCCGGTTCCAGGCCCCTTTCACCGTGTTCATCCACGGCGACTTCAACATCAACAACATCGTCTACAACCACGAAGAACAACGAATCCACTACATCGACCTGCACCGCGCCAAGAACAGCGATTTCGTTCAGGACGTGTCGGTGTTTCTCATCTCCAATTTCCGCCTCCCCGTGCTGGACAGCCTGCTGCGCACCCGCCTGGACCGGGTCATCAACGAATTCCTGGCCTTCTCCCGGGAGTTCGCCGCCGAGTCCGGGGACGAGACCTTCGAGGTGCGCCTGGCGCTGGGGCTTGTGCGCTCGTTCGTCACCTCCAGCCGCTTCGAGTTCAACCACCGCTTCGCCCACGAGATGTACCAGCGCGGCGTGTACATCATGCGCAAGCTCGACGCATTCAGGCAGGGCGGGCGGCCCTGGCGGGAGTTCATCCTGCCCGCGGACGTCCTCATTTACTGA
- a CDS encoding GAK system ATP-grasp enzyme, with protein MKKIGVVGLTDGWSSEILADACRKLTGFRLLIDMDRAVLDLDRGTVFYGGQDLSELDALIVKKIAPQYSPDVLDRLEMLRFLELKGLPIFSKPSSILKLIDRLSCTVALRAGGLPMPATVITEDVDEALAAVGRFGRAVFKPLYSTKARGMEVIAAGPEARLRIEAFQNGGNKVIYLQKMLPPLERDLGVTFMGGQYLATYARKSGGTSWNTTTSAGGKYEPYEPSQEIVELARKAQSLFDMAFTCVDVAETAQGPIVFEVSAFGGFRGLLDACGIDAAEAYARYVLERI; from the coding sequence ATGAAAAAGATAGGTGTCGTCGGCCTGACGGACGGATGGTCCTCCGAGATATTGGCCGACGCGTGCAGAAAGCTGACGGGGTTTCGGCTGCTCATCGACATGGACCGCGCCGTGCTGGACCTGGACCGGGGCACGGTGTTCTACGGCGGGCAGGATCTCTCCGAACTGGACGCCCTCATCGTCAAGAAGATCGCCCCGCAGTACTCCCCGGACGTGCTCGACCGGCTGGAGATGCTGCGCTTTTTGGAACTGAAGGGGCTGCCCATATTCTCCAAGCCGTCTTCGATCCTCAAGCTCATCGACCGGTTGAGCTGCACCGTGGCCCTGCGCGCGGGCGGCCTGCCCATGCCCGCCACGGTGATCACGGAGGACGTGGACGAGGCCCTCGCGGCCGTCGGACGCTTCGGCCGGGCCGTGTTCAAGCCCCTGTACTCCACCAAGGCCCGGGGCATGGAAGTGATCGCCGCCGGGCCCGAGGCGCGCTTACGCATCGAAGCCTTCCAGAACGGCGGCAACAAGGTGATCTACCTGCAGAAGATGCTGCCGCCCCTGGAGAGAGACCTGGGCGTCACCTTCATGGGCGGGCAGTACCTGGCCACCTACGCGCGCAAGTCAGGCGGTACCAGCTGGAACACCACCACCAGCGCGGGCGGTAAGTACGAGCCCTACGAGCCCTCGCAAGAGATCGTCGAGCTGGCCCGCAAGGCCCAATCGCTCTTCGACATGGCCTTCACCTGTGTGGACGTGGCCGAAACCGCCCAGGGGCCCATCGTGTTCGAGGTTTCGGCGTTCGGGGGCTTCCGGGGCCTTCTGGACGCCTGCGGCATCGACGCCGCGGAGGCCTACGCCCGGTATGTCCTGGAGAGGATTTGA
- a CDS encoding HprK-related kinase B, with protein sequence MSQPTVPTVRGLVAPFLERFDCPHLLRLDFGGFGVDVRVNDERLAAWLADYFRDFHRAPGPAHCEVLAVECDPQTLPVTYSVKEPEPGKTKIKEEWADLVDGRVVRKRLTGMLFLFGQGCNLALGPCLDNPNQVVNFINNRFIEHKLNQGCLLGHAAAVAWDGEGLALAGFSGMGKSTLALHMMNLGLDFVSNDRVMLGRDSGGLTMYGVAKMPRVNPGTVLHNTSLAGVMPDADRAAFKDLPIEELWSLEHKYDAFIDECFGPGRFQLEARMKGLAILNWKRGGGELKVARVDIAQRRDLLPAFMKSTGLFYDTGADMPIPDFSEDAYVEALGGCTVLEVTGGADFETAARELTKFLKG encoded by the coding sequence ATGAGCCAGCCCACGGTTCCCACGGTCAGGGGGCTCGTCGCGCCCTTCCTCGAACGCTTTGACTGCCCCCACCTGCTCAGGCTGGATTTCGGCGGGTTCGGGGTGGACGTGCGCGTAAACGACGAGCGCCTGGCGGCCTGGCTGGCGGACTACTTCCGCGATTTCCACCGCGCCCCGGGACCGGCCCACTGCGAGGTCCTGGCCGTGGAGTGCGATCCGCAGACCCTGCCCGTGACGTACTCGGTCAAGGAGCCCGAACCGGGCAAGACCAAGATCAAGGAGGAATGGGCGGACCTGGTCGACGGGCGCGTGGTGCGCAAGCGCCTGACCGGGATGCTCTTTCTTTTCGGCCAGGGCTGCAACCTGGCCCTGGGGCCTTGCCTGGACAACCCCAACCAGGTGGTCAACTTCATCAACAACCGCTTCATCGAGCATAAGCTCAACCAGGGATGCCTGCTGGGGCATGCCGCCGCAGTGGCCTGGGACGGCGAGGGGCTGGCCCTGGCAGGGTTCTCGGGCATGGGCAAGTCCACCCTGGCCCTGCACATGATGAACCTAGGGCTTGATTTCGTCTCCAACGACCGGGTGATGCTGGGCCGGGACAGCGGCGGGCTGACCATGTACGGCGTGGCCAAGATGCCCCGGGTGAACCCCGGCACCGTGCTTCACAACACAAGCCTCGCGGGCGTCATGCCGGATGCGGACCGGGCCGCCTTCAAGGACTTGCCAATCGAGGAGCTGTGGAGCCTGGAGCACAAGTACGACGCCTTCATCGACGAGTGTTTCGGGCCGGGACGTTTCCAGCTTGAGGCGCGCATGAAGGGGCTGGCCATCCTCAACTGGAAGCGCGGCGGCGGCGAATTGAAAGTCGCACGCGTGGACATCGCCCAGCGCCGTGACCTTTTGCCCGCGTTCATGAAGAGCACCGGGCTTTTCTACGACACCGGCGCGGACATGCCCATCCCGGATTTCTCGGAGGACGCCTACGTGGAGGCGCTTGGGGGGTGCACGGTGCTGGAAGTGACCGGCGGGGCCGATTTCGAGACGGCCGCGCGCGAGCTGACGAAATTTCTGAAGGGATGA
- a CDS encoding GAK system CofD-like protein: protein MPTVTISHTVTLPDPVKIARYLKAPELGPRVLFFSGGSALRDLSRELVRYTHNSVHLITPFDSGGSSAKLRATFNMLAVGDLRNRLMALADRTLHGNPQIYDLFAHRLPKDLPQDDLKARLDALVDGSDPLVGAVPDPMRKIIRSHLKFFRKAMEGTNFNLRGASIGNLILAGGFFNYNRQIDPVIYMFTMLVKARGTVRPIINKDLTLVSEMADGTLLAGQHLLTGKETGPITQPVKRVYLSKSQKDLRPVEVNVRRKVKELIRSAELVCYPMGSFYSSLLANLLPKGVGDAVSKAQCPKVFVPNPAGDPEQFGLGLGDSVRRLLEALRASCVKPRPTQSLLNFVLLDKGRGYQAPLALNQIEAMGIKVIEADLASTANAPYFDERAVIELLLSVA, encoded by the coding sequence ATGCCCACAGTCACCATCTCGCACACGGTCACGCTTCCCGATCCGGTGAAGATCGCGCGCTACCTGAAGGCCCCGGAGCTCGGACCGCGCGTGCTGTTCTTCAGCGGCGGCTCGGCCCTGCGCGACCTCTCGCGGGAGCTTGTGCGCTACACCCACAATTCGGTGCACCTGATCACGCCCTTCGACTCGGGCGGGTCCTCGGCCAAGCTGCGCGCCACCTTCAACATGCTGGCCGTGGGCGACCTGCGAAACCGGCTCATGGCCCTGGCCGACCGGACGCTGCATGGCAACCCGCAGATATACGACCTGTTCGCCCACCGGCTGCCCAAGGATTTGCCCCAGGACGACCTCAAGGCGCGCCTCGACGCCCTGGTGGACGGCAGCGATCCCCTGGTGGGCGCGGTGCCCGACCCCATGCGCAAGATCATCCGCAGCCATCTCAAATTTTTCCGCAAGGCCATGGAGGGCACGAATTTCAACCTGCGCGGCGCGAGCATCGGCAACCTGATCCTGGCGGGAGGCTTCTTCAACTACAATCGCCAGATCGACCCGGTGATCTACATGTTCACCATGCTGGTGAAGGCGCGGGGCACGGTGCGCCCCATCATCAACAAGGACCTGACCCTGGTGTCGGAGATGGCCGACGGGACGCTCCTGGCCGGGCAGCACCTGCTCACGGGCAAGGAGACCGGTCCCATCACCCAGCCGGTGAAGCGGGTGTACCTGAGCAAGAGCCAGAAGGACCTGCGCCCGGTGGAGGTGAACGTGCGCCGCAAGGTGAAGGAGCTGATCCGCTCGGCGGAGCTCGTCTGCTACCCCATGGGTAGCTTCTACTCGAGCCTTCTGGCCAACCTGCTGCCCAAGGGCGTGGGGGACGCGGTGTCCAAGGCCCAGTGCCCCAAGGTGTTCGTGCCCAATCCGGCGGGCGATCCCGAGCAGTTCGGCCTGGGCCTGGGCGACAGCGTGCGCCGGCTGCTCGAGGCCCTGCGGGCAAGCTGCGTGAAGCCCAGGCCCACGCAGTCGCTTCTCAACTTCGTGCTGCTGGACAAGGGGCGCGGCTACCAGGCGCCTCTGGCGCTCAACCAGATCGAGGCCATGGGCATCAAGGTCATCGAGGCGGATCTGGCGAGCACGGCCAACGCGCCCTATTTCGACGAGCGCGCGGTCATTGAGCTCCTCCTGTCCGTGGCTTGA
- a CDS encoding GGDEF domain-containing protein has product MLEGVIDLSPHLARPANRRGTVPDSRRPLSLLASPHREAMENLLKKDGVVGLLLFEIQDFYIFSRIYGSAIADALSQCAEKELEALARERVDSLPFMVLDKLENDKFLLAVGAYKAEMGPLLHTGSIMRLSLRARLKREALNLTGQDMEIAVGAAQITGISRRKLEQAVHSALADAHRMIRGSLDPAGAVLLKEFRGLIDAPQVRAVYQPILDLRAGDIFAWEALARGPRGSTFENPAMLFGFAEEHDLVFPLERACRTAAVTGFGALPPGRKLFLNVHPRTLVDPSFSPGETLKLLETLGLEPHDIVLEITERHSTKDFSLFHRTLDHYRGEGFKVAVDDVGTGYSGLWSIAEIRPDFIKLDMSLIQGIDANPVKRALIETFLTFSDKVGCKIIAEGIETATELSSLVSMGVHYGQGYYLARPAAPKPDISAEASLFLAGRKRRSTAELKCSSPIGIHADEAVQVQTSSHVGDLKRYFDAHPRVSSVAVVSSRRPVGLVTRHQMDRVLSSQYGLALYTNRPVTKIMDSQPLVVDWNTPVEIAAQAAMNRDGYKVYDHVLVTRDGLLAGLASVQMILDALAQVQMEMAKGANPLSGLPGNVAIERELEGRVAAGTPVSFLYADLDNFKVYNDSYGFKAGDEIILLAARILAWAMRRHGAPTDFLGHVGGDDFVICTTPDKAERICKAVTRCFARLVGDCYNEADRTAGYITGKDRSGKEGKFPIVSMSLAIVDCHGACTLESISQRSAEMKKYAKSRPGNVWVRDRRGPVGLTACTG; this is encoded by the coding sequence ATGCTCGAAGGCGTGATCGACCTAAGCCCCCATCTGGCCAGGCCGGCGAACCGGCGGGGAACCGTCCCCGACAGCCGCCGCCCTCTCTCGCTTCTGGCCTCGCCCCACCGCGAGGCCATGGAGAACCTGCTCAAAAAAGACGGAGTCGTCGGACTGCTCCTCTTTGAAATCCAGGATTTCTACATCTTCAGCCGGATTTACGGCAGCGCCATTGCCGACGCCCTGAGCCAGTGCGCCGAAAAGGAACTGGAAGCCCTGGCCCGCGAGCGCGTGGACAGCCTGCCCTTCATGGTCCTGGACAAGCTCGAGAACGACAAGTTCCTGCTGGCCGTGGGGGCGTACAAGGCCGAGATGGGACCGCTTCTGCACACAGGCTCCATCATGCGCCTGAGCCTGCGCGCCAGGCTCAAGCGCGAGGCCCTCAACCTCACCGGCCAGGACATGGAGATCGCCGTGGGCGCGGCCCAGATCACCGGCATCTCGCGCAGGAAGCTCGAACAGGCCGTGCACTCCGCCCTGGCCGACGCCCACCGCATGATCCGGGGCAGCCTGGACCCCGCCGGGGCGGTGCTCCTCAAGGAGTTCCGGGGCCTTATCGACGCCCCCCAGGTGCGCGCGGTCTACCAGCCCATCCTGGACCTGCGCGCGGGCGACATCTTCGCCTGGGAAGCCCTGGCCCGAGGCCCCCGGGGCAGCACCTTCGAGAACCCGGCCATGCTCTTCGGCTTCGCCGAGGAGCACGACCTGGTGTTCCCCCTGGAGCGCGCCTGCCGCACCGCCGCCGTCACCGGGTTCGGGGCCCTGCCGCCCGGGCGCAAACTCTTTTTGAATGTCCACCCGCGCACCCTGGTAGACCCGTCCTTCAGCCCCGGCGAAACCCTCAAGCTGCTCGAAACCCTGGGGCTCGAGCCCCACGACATCGTCCTGGAGATCACCGAGCGCCACTCCACCAAAGATTTTTCCCTCTTCCACCGCACCCTGGACCACTACCGGGGCGAAGGGTTCAAGGTGGCGGTGGACGACGTGGGCACCGGCTATTCCGGCCTGTGGTCCATCGCCGAGATCCGCCCGGACTTCATCAAGCTGGACATGTCGCTCATCCAGGGCATCGACGCCAACCCGGTGAAGCGCGCCCTCATCGAGACTTTCCTCACCTTTTCGGACAAGGTGGGGTGCAAGATCATCGCCGAGGGCATCGAGACAGCCACGGAACTGTCCTCCCTGGTGTCCATGGGCGTGCACTACGGCCAGGGCTACTACCTGGCCCGCCCGGCCGCCCCCAAGCCGGACATCTCGGCCGAGGCGTCGCTCTTTTTGGCCGGGCGCAAGCGCCGCTCCACGGCCGAGCTCAAGTGCTCCTCGCCCATCGGCATCCACGCCGACGAGGCCGTCCAGGTGCAGACCTCATCCCATGTGGGGGACCTCAAGCGTTATTTCGACGCCCACCCCCGGGTCAGCTCCGTGGCCGTGGTCTCGAGCCGCAGGCCCGTGGGCCTGGTCACCCGCCACCAGATGGACCGGGTGCTCTCCTCCCAGTACGGCCTGGCCCTGTACACCAACCGGCCCGTCACCAAGATCATGGACAGCCAGCCCCTGGTGGTGGACTGGAACACCCCCGTGGAGATCGCGGCCCAGGCGGCCATGAACCGCGACGGCTACAAGGTGTACGACCACGTGCTGGTCACGCGAGACGGCCTGCTGGCGGGCCTGGCCTCGGTGCAGATGATCCTGGACGCCCTGGCCCAGGTGCAGATGGAGATGGCCAAGGGCGCCAACCCCCTCTCGGGCCTGCCCGGCAACGTGGCCATCGAGCGCGAACTGGAAGGCCGCGTGGCGGCCGGGACCCCGGTCAGCTTCCTTTACGCGGACCTGGACAACTTCAAGGTCTACAACGATTCGTACGGGTTCAAGGCTGGCGACGAAATCATCCTGCTGGCCGCGCGCATCCTGGCCTGGGCAATGCGCCGCCACGGCGCGCCCACGGACTTCCTGGGCCATGTGGGCGGCGACGACTTCGTGATCTGCACCACCCCGGACAAGGCCGAGCGCATCTGCAAGGCCGTCACGCGCTGCTTCGCCCGGCTGGTGGGCGACTGCTACAACGAAGCCGACCGGACGGCCGGATACATCACGGGCAAGGACAGAAGCGGCAAGGAAGGCAAGTTCCCGATCGTGTCCATGTCGCTGGCCATCGTGGACTGCCACGGGGCATGCACCCTGGAGTCCATCTCCCAGCGCTCGGCGGAGATGAAGAAGTACGCCAAGAGTAGGCCCGGCAACGTCTGGGTGCGTGACCGGCGCGGCCCCGTAGGGCTCACTGCCTGCACGGGCTGA
- a CDS encoding GNAT family N-acetyltransferase: protein MREHDYLVRKASLDDIASLSDLFLEFIGRPSNADSLKKRIEIISNNPLYFVAVACDSHKVIGTAMGIVCHDLVGNCDPFLLIENVVVLPSHRGKNAGKLLVNSLEEFGRLNNCNYAVLVSDEKRTRAHGFYQSLGYAGHAGFKKRLKSQTEG, encoded by the coding sequence ATGCGTGAGCATGATTATTTGGTCCGCAAGGCGAGCCTTGACGACATAGCCTCCCTGTCCGACTTGTTCCTCGAGTTCATTGGCCGGCCTTCCAATGCCGACTCCCTCAAGAAGCGAATCGAAATCATTTCAAACAATCCGCTCTATTTTGTGGCCGTCGCCTGCGACAGCCACAAAGTCATTGGAACGGCAATGGGAATAGTGTGCCATGACCTTGTCGGGAATTGCGATCCGTTTCTTTTGATCGAAAACGTGGTCGTTTTGCCCAGCCATCGAGGCAAAAACGCCGGGAAACTGCTCGTGAACTCCCTGGAAGAATTCGGGCGGCTGAACAACTGCAATTACGCCGTGCTCGTCTCCGACGAGAAGCGGACCCGGGCTCATGGATTCTATCAATCCCTCGGCTACGCCGGGCATGCGGGGTTCAAAAAGCGGTTGAAGTCACAAACGGAAGGGTAA
- the asnB gene encoding asparagine synthase (glutamine-hydrolyzing), which translates to MCGIAGIIAPAGATPGRETLAAMASAIAHRGPDGEGFFTRGRAGLAHRRLAIIDLATGDQPMCNEDGSLWIVFNGEIYNHLDLRRDLEAKGHRFATASDTEAILHAFEEYGPACVERLRGMFAFAVWDERGQSLFAARDRLGKKPFYYCLHQGHLLFASEPASLLAFPGVSREPDLEALGLYLSLQYVPDPLCAFKALRKLPPAHHLAWKDGRLDTARYWSLAFEPKFTAGEDQLAEELRERLTEATRIRLMSDVPLGAHLSGGIDSSIVVALMSRLSDEPVKTFSIGFAEAAFSELHKARAMAARYGTDHSEFMVEYGHVPSTLEQVVAHVGEPFADPSALPSYFLARETRTKVTVALNGDGGDELFAGYQRYWLDPLVAPYAALPRFVTQGLVPALLAAWPQAGDRPIESDWVAGLKRLAQVAAISPKASIVRWGSYFTPEAAGRLWRPEVRPSVDALDLLARLFDGARANTFLDRTLATDLGSYLPGDLLVKADRMAMAHGLEGRSPLLDHELAEWAARLPARLKMRGRTGKYLLRKAFADLLPPEVTAQGKQGFGIPVGKWMREGLSGWSRELLLGGVAVARLFRREEIARLLDEHARGRIDHGKRLWALACLELWLRRFSAL; encoded by the coding sequence ATGTGCGGCATCGCCGGAATCATCGCCCCTGCCGGGGCCACTCCCGGGCGCGAAACCCTCGCTGCCATGGCCTCCGCCATCGCCCACCGGGGGCCCGACGGCGAGGGCTTCTTTACGCGCGGGCGGGCCGGGCTTGCCCACCGCCGCCTGGCCATCATCGACTTGGCCACCGGGGACCAGCCCATGTGCAACGAGGACGGGTCCCTGTGGATCGTCTTCAACGGCGAGATATACAACCACCTGGACCTGCGCCGCGACCTGGAAGCCAAGGGTCACCGCTTCGCCACCGCAAGCGACACCGAAGCCATCCTGCATGCCTTCGAGGAGTACGGCCCGGCCTGCGTCGAACGCCTGCGCGGCATGTTCGCCTTCGCCGTCTGGGACGAGCGCGGCCAGTCCCTGTTCGCCGCGCGCGACCGCCTGGGCAAGAAGCCCTTCTACTACTGCCTGCACCAGGGGCATTTGCTCTTCGCCTCGGAACCGGCCTCGCTTCTGGCCTTCCCGGGCGTGAGCCGCGAGCCGGACCTCGAGGCGCTGGGCCTCTATTTGAGCCTGCAGTACGTGCCTGACCCGCTCTGCGCCTTCAAGGCCCTGCGAAAGCTCCCCCCGGCCCACCACCTCGCCTGGAAGGACGGCCGCCTGGACACGGCCCGCTACTGGAGCCTCGCCTTCGAGCCCAAGTTCACCGCAGGCGAGGACCAGCTGGCCGAGGAGCTGCGCGAGCGCCTCACCGAGGCCACTCGCATCCGGCTCATGTCCGACGTGCCCCTGGGCGCGCACCTCTCCGGCGGCATAGACTCGAGCATCGTGGTGGCCCTCATGTCCCGGCTCTCGGACGAGCCGGTGAAGACCTTCTCCATCGGCTTTGCGGAGGCGGCCTTTTCGGAACTCCACAAGGCCCGCGCCATGGCCGCCCGCTACGGAACGGACCACAGCGAGTTCATGGTGGAGTACGGCCACGTGCCGAGCACCCTGGAGCAGGTGGTCGCCCACGTGGGCGAACCCTTCGCCGACCCCTCGGCCCTGCCCTCGTACTTCCTGGCCCGGGAAACCAGGACCAAGGTCACCGTGGCCCTGAACGGCGACGGCGGGGACGAACTGTTTGCGGGCTACCAGCGCTACTGGCTGGACCCCCTGGTCGCGCCCTATGCCGCCCTGCCCCGCTTCGTCACCCAGGGCCTCGTCCCGGCCCTGCTTGCCGCGTGGCCGCAAGCCGGCGACCGGCCGATCGAATCCGACTGGGTGGCCGGGCTCAAGCGTCTGGCCCAGGTGGCGGCGATCAGCCCCAAGGCCAGCATCGTGCGCTGGGGGTCCTATTTCACCCCTGAGGCCGCCGGGAGGCTCTGGAGGCCCGAGGTCCGGCCCAGCGTCGACGCCCTGGACCTGCTCGCCCGGCTGTTCGACGGCGCCCGCGCCAACACCTTCCTGGACCGCACCCTGGCCACGGACCTCGGCTCCTACCTGCCGGGAGACCTGCTGGTGAAGGCCGACCGCATGGCCATGGCCCACGGCCTGGAAGGGCGTTCGCCACTCCTGGACCACGAACTGGCCGAGTGGGCCGCCCGCCTCCCGGCTCGCCTCAAAATGCGCGGTCGCACCGGCAAGTACCTGCTGCGCAAGGCCTTCGCGGATCTCTTGCCCCCCGAGGTCACGGCCCAGGGCAAGCAGGGCTTCGGCATCCCCGTGGGCAAGTGGATGCGCGAGGGGCTTTCGGGCTGGAGCCGAGAACTGCTCCTGGGCGGGGTGGCCGTCGCGCGCCTGTTCAGGCGAGAGGAGATCGCCCGCCTGCTGGACGAGCACGCGCGGGGGCGGATCGACCACGGCAAGCGTCTCTGGGCCCTGGCCTGCCTGGAGCTGTGGCTGCGCCGGTTTTCAGCGCTCTAG
- a CDS encoding glycosyltransferase family 4 protein, which produces MRILLVNYEYPPLGGGAGNATAHIAREMARQGHDVLVVTSAFGDFPRNERVDGFTVRRIPTVRRFEEKCASWEMAVFMATACVYVPLYARSFKPDACVAFFGIPSGPSAWVLKALRGVPYVVSLRGGDVPGFQPYDLARMHALTGPAIRFLWRKAGAVVPNSAGLAALARAFEPNLNYPVIPNGADTELFHPREEARRPGPVRLFFHGRVVYQKGLDTVLDALGRLQDSSLWELHIAGDGPQRPELETRARELGIEAKVFFRGWMRRPQLAEVLRDMDVFVFASRDEGMPNAVLEAMASGLPVVATRIAGNEELVVPEESGLLVAPDSPGELCVALARLIGTGGDEAQTMRSRMGRAGRGRVERDYSWGGVAARYLDLCARLASRSRRP; this is translated from the coding sequence ATGCGCATCCTGCTGGTCAACTACGAGTACCCGCCCCTGGGCGGCGGCGCGGGCAACGCCACTGCCCACATTGCCCGGGAGATGGCCCGGCAGGGACACGACGTGCTGGTGGTCACCTCGGCCTTCGGAGATTTTCCCCGCAACGAACGTGTCGACGGCTTCACCGTCCGGCGCATCCCCACCGTGCGCCGTTTCGAGGAGAAGTGCGCCAGCTGGGAGATGGCCGTGTTCATGGCCACCGCCTGCGTCTACGTCCCGCTCTACGCAAGGTCCTTCAAGCCCGACGCCTGCGTGGCCTTTTTCGGCATCCCAAGCGGGCCGTCGGCCTGGGTCCTCAAGGCCCTTCGCGGCGTTCCCTACGTGGTGTCGCTGCGGGGGGGCGACGTGCCGGGCTTCCAGCCTTACGACCTGGCCCGCATGCACGCCCTCACCGGCCCGGCCATCCGGTTCCTGTGGCGCAAGGCCGGGGCCGTGGTGCCAAACAGCGCAGGGCTTGCGGCCCTGGCCCGAGCCTTCGAGCCGAACCTCAATTATCCGGTGATCCCCAACGGCGCGGACACCGAGCTTTTCCACCCCCGCGAGGAAGCGCGCAGGCCCGGCCCCGTGCGGCTTTTCTTCCACGGTCGCGTGGTCTACCAGAAAGGCCTGGACACGGTGCTCGACGCCCTGGGCCGGCTTCAGGACTCCTCCCTCTGGGAGCTGCACATCGCGGGCGATGGCCCCCAGCGCCCTGAACTCGAGACCCGGGCCAGGGAGCTCGGCATCGAGGCCAAGGTGTTCTTCCGGGGCTGGATGCGCCGTCCGCAGCTGGCCGAGGTGCTGCGCGACATGGACGTGTTCGTGTTCGCATCCCGCGACGAGGGCATGCCCAACGCCGTGCTCGAGGCCATGGCCTCGGGGCTGCCCGTGGTGGCCACCCGCATCGCCGGAAACGAAGAGCTGGTCGTGCCGGAAGAATCAGGCCTGCTGGTCGCGCCGGATTCGCCCGGGGAACTGTGCGTGGCCCTGGCCCGGCTTATCGGAACCGGCGGGGACGAAGCGCAAACGATGCGCTCGCGCATGGGCCGCGCCGGACGAGGCCGGGTGGAGCGCGACTACTCCTGGGGCGGCGTGGCCGCGCGCTACCTGGACCTGTGCGCCAGGCTCGCCTCAAGATCCCGCCGCCCATGA